One segment of Chelonia mydas isolate rCheMyd1 chromosome 13, rCheMyd1.pri.v2, whole genome shotgun sequence DNA contains the following:
- the YWHAB gene encoding 14-3-3 protein beta/alpha has translation MDKSELVQKAKLAEQAERYDDMAAAMKAVTEQGHELSNEERNLLSVAYKNVVGARRSSWRVISSIEQKTERNEKKQQMGREYREKIEAELQDICNDVLELLDKYLIVNATQPESKVFYLKMKGDYFRYLSEVASGDSKQTTVSNSQQAYQEAFEISKKEMQPTHPIRLGLALNFSVFYYEILNSPEKACSLAKTAFDEAIAELDTLNEESYKDSTLIMQLLRDNLTLWTSENQGDEGDAGEGEN, from the exons ATGGATAAAAGCGAGCTGGTACAGAAAGCCAAACTGGCCGAACAGGCTGAGCGCTATGATGACATGGCTGCTGCTATGAAGGCTGTCACTGAGCAAGGACATGAACTGTCCAATGAAGAAAGGAATCTACTCTCTGTTGCCTATAAGAATGTGGTTGGTGCCCGTCGCTCTTCCTGGCGTGTAATTTCCAGCATTGAACAGAAAACGGAGAGGAATGAGAAGAAACAGCAGATGGGAAGAGAGTATCGTGAGAAAATTGAGGCTGAATTGCAGGATATCTGCAATGATGTTCTG GAACTCTTGGATAAGTACCTTATTGTCAATGCTACACAGCCAGAAAGCAAGGTCTTCTATTTGAAAATGAAAGGCGATTACTTCAGATATCTTTCGGAGGTGGCATCTGGGGACAGCAAACAAA CAACGGTATCAAACTCTCAGCAGGCTTACCAGGAGGCATTTGAAATTAGCAAGAAAGAGATGCAACCTACACACCCCATTCGGCTTGGTCTGGCTCTCAATTTCTCTGTCTTTTATTATGAGATATTAAATTCCCCTGAAAAAGCCTGTAGTCTGGCAAAGACG GCTTTTGATGAAGCGATAGCTGAGCTGGACACACTGAACGAAGAGTCTTACAAAGACAGCACTCTGATCATGCAGCTACTAAGGGACAACCTTACT